The Camelina sativa cultivar DH55 chromosome 14, Cs, whole genome shotgun sequence genome includes a window with the following:
- the LOC104743692 gene encoding MATH domain and coiled-coil domain-containing protein At1g31390-like, giving the protein MEKQYEKKITWTIKNFSSLQSDNISSDNFVVGDSKWRLLAYPKGDRSSNKNSYLAVYLIVADSETLPYGWKRHIKFRLTVVNQTSEKLSQQNVSQHWFEEKSKSWGFFEMLPLAKLVNQNDGFLMNGEVKIVAEVGVLEVFGKSDVLEETLLVNESINVNGFQVLPSQVESVNNLFKTHPDIATKLRLENPRLRTAYLNSLLTLNQILCQSPEKLSNADLANAYCNISCMTKAGFKLDWLEKKLKEVGKAQLQQHEQDLKELKDLKQEFMMQF; this is encoded by the exons ATGGAAAAGCAATATGAAAAGAAGATCACATGGACGATTAAGAATTTCTCCTCTTTGCAGTCTGACAACATTTCTTCCGATAATTTCGTAGTTGGTGACTCCAAATG GCGTCTTCTGGCTTATCCCAAGGGAGATAGGTCTAGTAATAAGAATTCATATTTGGCTGTCTATCTCATTGTTGCTGATTCAGAAACTTTGCCTTATGGTTGGAAAAGACACATCAAATTTCGCTTAACTGTTGTTAATCAAACGTCAGAGAAACTTTCCCAACAAAATG TATCACAGCACTGGTTTGAAGAGAAGTCCAAAAGCTGGGGTTTCTTTGAAATGCTTCCCCTTGCCAAACTTGTTAACCAAAATGATGGGTTTTTGATGAATGGAGAAGTCAAGATTGTAGCCGAGGTTGGTGTTCTTGAAGTTTTTGGCAAATCAGATGTGTTAGAGGAAACTTTATTAGTTAATGAAAGCATCAATGTCAATGGGTTTCAAGTTCTTCCTTCACAG GTAGAATCTGTGAACAATCTCTTTAAAACGCACCCAGACATTGCAACAAAACTCCGTCTGGAGAACCCACGCCTCAGAACCGCATACTTGAATAGCCTACTAACCTTGAATCAGATCCTGTGCCAATCCCCTGAGAAACTCTCCAATGCTGATCTCGCCAATGCATATTGTAACATATCTTGTATGACAAAAGCAGGTTTTAAGTTggattggttggagaagaaactgaaagaaGTTGGCAAGGCTCAGCTGCAACAACATGAGCAAGATTTGAAGGAATTAAAGGACTTGAAGCAAGAGTTTATGATGCAGTTCTGA
- the LOC104743693 gene encoding uncharacterized protein LOC104743693 — MVDIVESSDQFIHARVVNGAEVVHVIAVYAAPTVSRRSGLWTKLHDTMVGVADPLIVGGDFNTIIRLDERSGGNGLLSADSLSFGDWIISESLIDMGFRGNKFTWRRGKIAQHFVAKRLDRVLCCAQARIKWQEAIVSHLPFLASDHAPVYVQLSPMVDRDPRRRPFRFEAAWLSHGSFKELLEASWRRDLSTIEALDALKMVLKKWHKEVFGDVHQCKEKLLREIKEVQDSLDVMQTDDLLHKEERLGGSKPTVGGFSETYLG; from the coding sequence ATGGTGGATATTGTTGAGTCCTCTGACCAATTCATTCATGCCCGTGTAGTGAATGGTGCGGAGGTAGTCCATGTTATTGCAGTATATGCAGCTCCTACTGTGAGTCGAAGGAGCGGGTTATGGACCAAGCTGCATGATACGATGGTTGGAGTTGCAGATCCTTTGATTGTGGGAGGTGATTTTAATACTATCATTCGACTGGATGAGAGATCGGGAGGAAATGGGCTGTTGTCGGCTGATTCTCTTTCGTTTGGTGACTGGATTATTTCTGAGTCATTGATCGACATGGGCTTTCGCGGGAACAAGTTCACCTGGAGAAGAGGGAAGATAGCTCAGCATTTTGTAGCTAAGCGCCTAGATAGGGTTTTGTGCTGTGCACAAGCTAGAATAAAGTGGCAGGAGGCGATTGTTTCTCATTTGCCTTTTCTGGCTTCAGATCATGCCCCGGTTTATGTTCAACTGAGTCCAATGGTGGATAGGGATCCTAGACGACGACCATTTCGCTTCGAAGCAGCTTGGTTAAGTCATGGCAGTTTCAAAGAATTGTTGGAGGCATCTTGGCGACGTGATCTATCTACCATAGAGGCGCTGGATGCCTTGAAGATGGTTTTGAAGAAATGGCACAAAGAGGTCTTCGGGGATGTTCATCAATGTAAAGAGAAGTTGCTGAGGGAGATCAAGGAAGTGCAAGACTCACTGGATGTTATGCAGACGGATGATTTGCTGCATAAGGAGGAGAGGCTTGGTGGTTCCAAGCCTACCGTGGGAGGGTTTTCAGAGACTTACTTGGGATGA
- the LOC104741752 gene encoding uncharacterized protein LOC104741752, which produces MATAATLSLKPPASLFYGGNQRDGGRRVIVARVSRGERFHESIVRLSASTVLFLGLSSLRVCSPASARLLPQPIVAKENEINTETVSGEENHEVEEAKLEADFEAYKSKVYSLTVPLKLVALRGSVPPSWIKEFMSSQGKRVRLKTRFLANLEEIFFDLCKPSKKGNKGSASTSAADMISIGDSWISYAIKEKLIEPMKGIEDQDWYKGLSEKWKIYLRRNYAGEKSPDGETWAVPYRWGTMVIAYKKSKFQNYKLAPIEDWDDLWRPELAGRIAMVNCPREVIGAVLKYMGASYNTTDLDSQVAGGRIAVEKNLASLMKQIRLFDSNNYLKAFNVGDVWVTVGWSSDIIPVAKRMSNVTVIVPKSGATLWADLWAIPAVSESGKEAENIGGRVRGPSPIIHQWIEFCLQPARSLPFTREVIPGASPSALEGTLVKQPKEAKKDRSKLDTNLISGVPPPEILSKCEFLEPLPEATLLEYHLLIDTVKKQNQRPGLMEKLQDIASIRVPGFRTKLDSEMKKNI; this is translated from the exons ATGGCTACGGCGGCGACTCTTTCCCTGAAACCGCCGGCGAGCTTGTTCTACGGCGGGAACCAACGCGACGGAGGACGGAGAGTCATCGTCGCACGAGTTTCTCGAGGCGAAAGGTTTCATGAGAGTATCGTTCGTCTCTCTGCTTCGACTGTGCtgtttctcggtttaagcagcCTTCGCGTCTGTTCTCCAGCCTCAGCTCGGTTGCTACCTCAGCCGATTGTGGCTAAGGAGAATGAAATCAACACAGAAACTGTATCTG GTGAAGAGAATCatgaagttgaagaagcaaAATTGGAAGCAGACTTCGAAGCTTACAAGTCTAAAGTGTATTCTCTGACTGTGCCGTTAAAACTCGTTGCATTGCGTGGTTCAGTGCCACCATCATGGATCAAG GAATTTATGAGCTCACAAGGGAAGAGAGTGAGGTTAAAGACTCGGTTCTTAGCAAATCTTGAAGAGATTTTCTTTGATCTATGTAAGCCTAGTAAAAAGGGGAATAAAGGTTCTGCTTCAACTTCTGCAGCTGATATGATCAGTATTGGTGATTCTTGGATTAGTTATGCTATTAAGGAAAAGCTGATTGAGCCAATGAAAGGGATTGAAGATCAGGATTGGTATAAAGGCTTGAGTGAGAAATGGAAG ATTTATCTCCGCAGGAACTATGCGGGAGAAAAATCTCCTGACGGTGAAACGTGGGCTGTGCCATATCGCTGGGGCACCATGGTAATAGCATACAAAAAGAGCAAATTTCAGAATTACAAATTGGCTCCGATAGAG GACTGGGATGATCTGTGGCGACCCGAGCTTGCAGGGAGGATCGCAATGGTAAATTGTCCTAGAGAGGTTATTGGTGCTGTTCTCAAATACATGGGAGCATCATACAACACGACAGACCTGGATTCACAAGTTGCTGGAGGAAGAATCGCCGTGGAAAAAAATCTAGCATCACTTATGAAACAG ATTAGACTGTTTGACAGTAACAACTATTTAAAAGCTTTCAATGTCGGAGATGTCTGGGTCACTGTTGGGTGGAGCAGCGATATTATCCCTGTCGCAAAACGTATGTCTAATGTTACAGTGATTGTTCCCAAGTCCGGGGCCACCTTATGGGCTGATCTATGG GCAATCCCGGCTGTTAGTGAGTCTGGTAAAGAAGCAGAAAATATAGGAGGACGAGTCCGAGGCCCATCTCCAATAATCCACCAGTGGATAGAATTCTGCTTGCAACCCGCAAGATCATTACCCTTCACACGGGAAGTGATTCCTGGTGCATCTCCTTCAGCTCTTGAGGGTACTCTGGTTAAACAAccaaaagaagcaaagaaagacAGATCAAAACTCGACACAAACCTCATCTCAGGTGTTCCTCCTCCAGAGATTTTGTCTAAGTGTGAGTTCTTGGAACCTTTACCAGAGGCTACGCTATTGGAATACCATCTTCTGATTGATACTGTAAAGAAGCAAAACCAAAGACCTGGCCTTATGGAGAAACTACAGGACATTGCTTCGATTCGGGTTCCAGGTTTTAGGACAAAGCTTGACTCcgagatgaagaaaaatatttga
- the LOC104741753 gene encoding LRR receptor-like serine/threonine-protein kinase FEI 1 isoform X2, whose amino-acid sequence MMGICEMKSCWAWLLLISLICALSNENLAISPDGEALLSFRNAVSRSDSFIHQWRPEDPDPCKWNGVTCDAKTKRVITLNLTYHKIMGPLPPEIGKLDHLRLLMLHNNALYGSIPTALGNCTALEEIYLQSNYFTGPIPAEIGDLPGLQKLDMSSNTLSGAIPASLGQLKKLANFNVSNNFLVGEIPSDGVLPGFSKNSFIGNLNLCGKQIDVVCQDDSRNPSSNSQSGQNPKKNSGKLLISASATVGALLLVALMCFWGCFLYKKLGKVEIKSLAKDVGGGASIVMFHGDLPYSSKDIIKKLEILNEEHIIGCGGFGTVYKLAMDDGNVFALKRILKLNEGFDRFFERELEILGSIKHRYLVNLRGYCNSPTSKLLLYDYLPGGSLDEALHERGEQLDWDSRVNIIIGAAKGLSYLHHDCSPRIIHRDIKSSNILLDGNLEARVSDFGLAKLLEDEESHITTIVAGTFGYLAPEYMQSGRATEKTDVYSFGVLVLEILSGKRPTDASFIEKGLNVVGWLKFLISEKRPREIVDPNCEGMQIESLDALLSIATQCVSSSPEERPTMHRVVQLLESEVMTPCPSEFYDSSSD is encoded by the exons ATGATGGGCATCTGTGAGATGAAAAGCTGCTGGGCATGGCTTCTTTTGATCTCATTGATTTGTGCACTATCAAACGAAAATCTAGCCATTAGTCCTGACG GCGAGGCGCTTCTGAGCTTCAGAAATGCAGTTAGTAGATCAGATAGTTTCATCCATCAGTGGAGACCAGAAGATCCAGATCCATGTAAATGGAATGGAGTGACATGTGATGCAAAAACGAAGAGAGTTATTACCTT GAATCTTACTTATCACAAAATAATGGGACCTTTACCTCCTGAGATTGGAAAGCTGGACCATTTAAGGCTTTT AATGCTTCACAACAATGCCCTATATGGATCAATACCTACAGCATTGGGAAATTGCACCGCATTGGAGGAAAT TTACTTGCAGAGTAACTACTTCACTGGACCAATCCCAGCTGAAATAGGAGACTTGCCTGGCCTTCAAAAGCT GGACATGTCAAGTAACACTCTCAGTGGAGCTATCCCTGCTTCGCTTGGGCAGTTGAAAAAGCTTGCTAACTT CAATGTCTCAAACAACTTCCTGGTGGGGGAAATACCTTCTGACGGGGTGCTCCCTGGATTTTCTAAGAACTC CTTCATTGGAAACCTTAACTTGTGTGGAAAGCAAATTGATGTCGTGTGCCAAGATGATAGTCGAAACCCTTCTTCAAATTCTCAATCAG GtcaaaatccaaagaaaaactCGGGTAAGCTGCTTATTAGTGCATCAGCAACCGTAGGTGCGCTGCTTCTAGTGGCACTGATGTGTTTCTGGGGAtgctttttatataaaaagctCGGTAAAGTCGAGATTAAAAGCCTTGCAAAGGATGTTGGTGGAG GTGCGTCTATTGTGATGTTCCACGGAGATTTGCCTTACTCGTCCAAAGATATTATTAAGAAGCTGGAAATATTGAATGAAGAGCACATTATCGGATGTGGAGGCTTTGGAACAGTGTATAAGCTGGCCATGGATGATGGCAACGTTTTTGCATTGAAGAGAATTCTTAAATTAAACGAAGGGTTTGATCGTTTTTTTGAGCGGGAGCTTGAGATTCTTGGCAGCATCAAACACCGATACCTAGTGAATCTACGTGGATATTGCAATTCGCCAACATCAAAGCTACTGTTATATGATTACTTGCCCGGTGGTAGCCTCGATGAAGCACTTCATG AGAGAGGCGAGCAACTGGACTGGGATTCGCGTGTAAATATCATCATAGGAGCTGCGAAAGGGTTATCATATTTGCATCATGATTGTTCTCCTAGGATTATACATCGTGATATAAAGTCGAGCAACATTTTGCTTGATGGCAATCTCGAGGCACGGGTATCAGATTTTGGTCTAGCCAAGTTGTTGGAAGACGAAGAATCCCATATTACAACCATTGTTGCAGGCACATTTGGGTACTTAGCTCCAG AATATATGCAAAGCGGTAGAGCAACCGAGAAAACAGATGTATACagttttggggttttggttCTTGAAATCTTGAGTGGGAAGAGACCCACCGATGCTTCCTTCATTGAGAAAGGCCTTAACGTTGTTGGTTGG CTAAAGTTCTTAATCAGCGAGAAACGGCCAAGGGAGATCGTTGATCCTAACTGTGAAGGAATGCAGATAGAGAGCCTGGATGCTCTTCTATCAATAGCAACACAGTGTGTGTCTTCGAGTCCAGAAGAGCGTCCCACGATGCATCGGGTTGTCCAGTTACTTGAATCAGAAGTCATGACTCCTTGCCCCAGCGAATTTTATGATTCCAGCTCCGATTGA
- the LOC104741753 gene encoding LRR receptor-like serine/threonine-protein kinase FEI 1 isoform X1, whose amino-acid sequence MMGICEMKSCWAWLLLISLICALSNENLAISPDGEALLSFRNAVSRSDSFIHQWRPEDPDPCKWNGVTCDAKTKRVITLNLTYHKIMGPLPPEIGKLDHLRLLMLHNNALYGSIPTALGNCTALEEIYLQSNYFTGPIPAEIGDLPGLQKLDMSSNTLSGAIPASLGQLKKLANFNVSNNFLVGEIPSDGVLPGFSKNSFIGNLNLCGKQIDVVCQDDSRNPSSNSQSGQNPKKNSGKLLISASATVGALLLVALMCFWGCFLYKKLGKVEIKSLAKDVGGGASIVMFHGDLPYSSKDIIKKLEILNEEHIIGCGGFGTVYKLAMDDGNVFALKRILKLNEGFDRFFERELEILGSIKHRYLVNLRGYCNSPTSKLLLYDYLPGGSLDEALHVERGEQLDWDSRVNIIIGAAKGLSYLHHDCSPRIIHRDIKSSNILLDGNLEARVSDFGLAKLLEDEESHITTIVAGTFGYLAPEYMQSGRATEKTDVYSFGVLVLEILSGKRPTDASFIEKGLNVVGWLKFLISEKRPREIVDPNCEGMQIESLDALLSIATQCVSSSPEERPTMHRVVQLLESEVMTPCPSEFYDSSSD is encoded by the exons ATGATGGGCATCTGTGAGATGAAAAGCTGCTGGGCATGGCTTCTTTTGATCTCATTGATTTGTGCACTATCAAACGAAAATCTAGCCATTAGTCCTGACG GCGAGGCGCTTCTGAGCTTCAGAAATGCAGTTAGTAGATCAGATAGTTTCATCCATCAGTGGAGACCAGAAGATCCAGATCCATGTAAATGGAATGGAGTGACATGTGATGCAAAAACGAAGAGAGTTATTACCTT GAATCTTACTTATCACAAAATAATGGGACCTTTACCTCCTGAGATTGGAAAGCTGGACCATTTAAGGCTTTT AATGCTTCACAACAATGCCCTATATGGATCAATACCTACAGCATTGGGAAATTGCACCGCATTGGAGGAAAT TTACTTGCAGAGTAACTACTTCACTGGACCAATCCCAGCTGAAATAGGAGACTTGCCTGGCCTTCAAAAGCT GGACATGTCAAGTAACACTCTCAGTGGAGCTATCCCTGCTTCGCTTGGGCAGTTGAAAAAGCTTGCTAACTT CAATGTCTCAAACAACTTCCTGGTGGGGGAAATACCTTCTGACGGGGTGCTCCCTGGATTTTCTAAGAACTC CTTCATTGGAAACCTTAACTTGTGTGGAAAGCAAATTGATGTCGTGTGCCAAGATGATAGTCGAAACCCTTCTTCAAATTCTCAATCAG GtcaaaatccaaagaaaaactCGGGTAAGCTGCTTATTAGTGCATCAGCAACCGTAGGTGCGCTGCTTCTAGTGGCACTGATGTGTTTCTGGGGAtgctttttatataaaaagctCGGTAAAGTCGAGATTAAAAGCCTTGCAAAGGATGTTGGTGGAG GTGCGTCTATTGTGATGTTCCACGGAGATTTGCCTTACTCGTCCAAAGATATTATTAAGAAGCTGGAAATATTGAATGAAGAGCACATTATCGGATGTGGAGGCTTTGGAACAGTGTATAAGCTGGCCATGGATGATGGCAACGTTTTTGCATTGAAGAGAATTCTTAAATTAAACGAAGGGTTTGATCGTTTTTTTGAGCGGGAGCTTGAGATTCTTGGCAGCATCAAACACCGATACCTAGTGAATCTACGTGGATATTGCAATTCGCCAACATCAAAGCTACTGTTATATGATTACTTGCCCGGTGGTAGCCTCGATGAAGCACTTCATG TAGAGAGAGGCGAGCAACTGGACTGGGATTCGCGTGTAAATATCATCATAGGAGCTGCGAAAGGGTTATCATATTTGCATCATGATTGTTCTCCTAGGATTATACATCGTGATATAAAGTCGAGCAACATTTTGCTTGATGGCAATCTCGAGGCACGGGTATCAGATTTTGGTCTAGCCAAGTTGTTGGAAGACGAAGAATCCCATATTACAACCATTGTTGCAGGCACATTTGGGTACTTAGCTCCAG AATATATGCAAAGCGGTAGAGCAACCGAGAAAACAGATGTATACagttttggggttttggttCTTGAAATCTTGAGTGGGAAGAGACCCACCGATGCTTCCTTCATTGAGAAAGGCCTTAACGTTGTTGGTTGG CTAAAGTTCTTAATCAGCGAGAAACGGCCAAGGGAGATCGTTGATCCTAACTGTGAAGGAATGCAGATAGAGAGCCTGGATGCTCTTCTATCAATAGCAACACAGTGTGTGTCTTCGAGTCCAGAAGAGCGTCCCACGATGCATCGGGTTGTCCAGTTACTTGAATCAGAAGTCATGACTCCTTGCCCCAGCGAATTTTATGATTCCAGCTCCGATTGA
- the LOC104741754 gene encoding pentatricopeptide repeat-containing protein At1g31430-like, which produces MGSVQTPSLLMYNKMLKSLAETKSYTKVLALFGELRGQGLYPDSFTLPVVLKSIGRLRKVLEGEKVHGYAVKAGLEFDSYVSNSLMGMYASLGKMDTTHKVFDEMPQRDVVSWNGLISSYVGHGRFEDAVAVFKRMSQESNLKADEGTIVSTLSACSVLKNLEVGEKIHKYVVTEFEMSVKIGNALVDMFCKCGCLDKARAVFDSMRDKNVKCWTSMVSGYGSNGKIDEARELFERSPVKDVVLWTAMMNGYVQFNRFDEALELFRCMQTEGIRPDNFVLVSLLTGCAQSGALEQGKWIHGYIRENRVTVDKVVGTALVDMYAKCGCIETALGVFYEMKERDTASWTSLIYGLAMNGMSGRALDLYNEMEHIGVRLDDITFVAVLTACNHGGFVEEGRRIFYSMNKVHKIQPKSEHCSCLIDLLCRAGLLDEAEDLISEMRSENDETLVPVYCSLLSAARNYGNVEIAERVAEKLEKVEVSDSSAHTLLASVYASANRWEDVTNVRRKMKDMGIRKFPGCSSIKIEGVSHEFILGDDPSSHPKMDEINSMLHQTTNLMVGLGHEEIEI; this is translated from the coding sequence ATGGGTTCTGTACAAACTCCATCACTTCTTATGTATAATAAGATGCTCAAATCTCTTGCTGAGACAAAGAGTTACACGAAAGTTTTGGCTTTGTTCGGTGAATTGCGAGGACAAGGCTTGTATCCTGATAGTTTCACTTTACCGGTTGTCCTGAAATCAATTGGTCGTTTGAGGAAAGTTCTAGAAGGTGAGAAGGTTCATGGTTATGCTGTGAAAGCTGGGCTTGAGTTCGATTCTTACGTATCTAATTCACTCATGGGGATGTATGCTTCATTGGGTAAAATGGATACCACTCAtaaagtgttcgacgaaatgcctcaacgagatgttgtttcttggaaCGGACTGATTTCTAGTTATGTTGGGCATGGGAGGTTTGAGGATGCCGTTGCTGTATTTAAAAGGATGAGTCAGGAGAGCAATTTGAAGGCTGATGAGGGTACGATTGTGAGCACTCTTTCAGCTTGTTCGGTTTTGAAGAATTTGGAAGTTGGTGAAAAGATTCATAAGTATGTTGTCACAGAATTTGAAATGAGTGTTAAGATTGGGAACGCATTGGTTGATATGTTCTGCAAATGCGGATGTCTAGATAAGGCTAGAGCGGTTTTTGATTCGATGAGAGACAAGAATGTCAAGTGTTGGACTAGCATGGTTTCTGGGTATGGTAGTAATGGTAAGATTGATGAGGCTAGAGAGTTGTTTGAAAGAAGTCCTGTAAAGGATGTTGTTCTGTGGACAGCTATGATGAATGGTTATGTTCAGTTTAACCGGTTTGATGAGGCGCTGGAACTGTTCAGGTGTATGCAGACTGAGGGAATAAGGCCTGATAATTTCGTGTTAGTCTCTCTGTTGACAGGTTGTGCACAGAGTGGAGCTTTAGAGCAAGGGAAGTGGATACATGGGTACATACGTGAGAATAGAGTTACAGTAGATAAAGTAGTTGGTACTGCTCTTGTTGACATGTATGCAAAATGTGGATGTATTGAGACAGCTCTAGGGGTTTTCTatgaaatgaaagagagagatacgGCTTCATGGACATCACTTATCTACGGTCTTGCCATGAACGGGATGTCAGGGAGAGCTCTGGATTTGTATAACGAAATGGAACATATCGGTGTTAGACTAGATGATATAACCTTTGTTGCGGTCTTAACAGCTTGTAATCATGGTGGATTTGTAGAGGAAGGACGTAGGATTTTCTATTCCATGAACAAAGTACATAAGATCCAGCCTAAGTCAGAGCACTGCAGCTGTCTAATTGACCTACTCTGCAGAGCTGGATTATTAGATGAAGCAGAGGATTTGATAAGTGAAATGCGAAGTGAAAACGATGAAACTCTAGTTCCTGTGTACTGTTCTTTGCTTAGCGCTGCTCGAAACTATGGGAACGTAGAAATAGCTGAACGGGTAGCGGAAAAGCTAGAGAAAGTTGAAGTAAGTGATTCCAGTGCTCATACTCTGCTGGCAAGTGTATACGCATCTGCTAATAGATGGGAAGATGTGACGAATGTGAGAAGGAAAATGAAAGATATGGGAATCAGAAAGTTTCCTGGTTGCAGCTCCATCAAGATTGAAGGGGTTTCTCATGAATTTATTCTTGGTGATGATCCATCATCTCACCCAAAAATGGATGAGATCAACTCAATGCTGCATCAAACGACTAATCTGATGGTGGGTTTGGGACATgaagaaattgaaatttga
- the LOC104741755 gene encoding SH3 domain-containing protein 1-like: MEAIRKQAAKLREQVARQQQAVLKHLGHVNADAVVVDEEELHCHQKLQDLYSSTKAAKRLQRNIVRGLEGFIATGTKVVEIGLKFAEDFKKYGDENPDANTPLSRVAHHFGTSYKSVEGERETLLGVLSEQVCEPIRTMIYSAPLEDARHLVNHYDRLRQEVEAQATDVLRRRSKLKESDISEEAYIKLKNSESRLAELKTSMKTLGKEATKAMLEVDDQQQNVTYQRLRALVEAERTYHRNALDILDKLHAEMIAEEESIGSSPKSLPLHLEDAASLPQEEVSSNPSGEIKSNTSGEIESKRREEIKSNPQEVTKPNPKEEKKSIPQKETKSNHQKELKSSPQEEIKKSNGSDDHHNHQLLSQNDSYFLAKVVHPFDAQAPGELSLAVDDYVIVRQVAGTGWSEGEYKGKAGWFPSAYVEKQEKAPASKIVETNVK; the protein is encoded by the exons aTGGAAGCTATAAGAAAGCAAGCGGCGAAGCTCAGAGAGCAAGTCGCCAGGCAACAGCAA GCGGTTTTGAAGCATTTAGGGCATGTTAACGCGgatgctgttgttgttgatgaagaagagcttCATTGTCATCAGAAGCTTCAAGATCTGTATAGCTCTACTAAGGCTGCAAAG CGTTTGCAAAGGAATATTGTTCGCGGACTCGAAGGTTTCATTGCCACAGGCACGAAAGTTGTAGAGATTG GGTTGAAGTTTGCTGAAGATTTTAAGAAATATGGAGATGAGAATCCTGATGCTAATACTCCTCTCTCAAGAGTTGCACATCACTTTGGTACCTCTTACAAGTCGGTGGAAGGCGAGAGGGAAACGCTCCTTGGAGTTCTTAGTGAGCAG GTTTGTGAGCCAATTCGTACTATGATATATAGTGCGCCTTTGGAAGATGCTAGGCATTTGGTGAATCACTATGACAGGCTGAGACAAGAAGTTGAAGCTCAG GCAACTGATGTTCTGAGGAGAAGATCAAAGTTGAAGGAATCTGATATTTCTGAAGAAGCCTACATAAAACTTAAGAATTCCGAATCGAGATTGGCTGAACTCAAAACAAGTATGAAAACTCTTGGCAAAGAAGCTACTAAGGCCATGTTGGAAGTTGACGATCAGCAGCAGAATGTTACTTATCAGCGCCTTCGTGCTCTG GTTGAAGCCGAGAGAACATATCATCGTAATGCTCTTGATATCCTCGACAAGCTACATGCTGAG ATGATTGCTGAGGAAGAATCTATAGGATCATCACCAAAGTCACTACCTTTACATTTAGAGGATGCTGCTTCTCTTCCCCAAGAAGAAGTGAGTTCAAATCCCTCAGGAGAGATCAAATCAAATACCTCGGGAGAAATCGAATCAAAACGTCGAGAAGAAATCAAGTCTAACCCCCAAGAAGTAACCAAACCCAATCCCAAGGAAGAAAAGAAGTCCATTCCTcagaaagaaaccaaatccaATCACCAGAAAGAACTCAAGTCTAGTCCACAGGAAGAGATCAAGAAGTCCAATGGATCTGATGATCATCACAACCATCAACTTCTCAGTCAGAATGATTCCTACTTTCTTGCAAAG GTTGTGCACCCGTTTGATGCTCAAGCCCCAGGGGAACTCAGTCTAGCTGTCGATGATTATGTAATTGTGCGGCAG GTGGCTGGAACAGGCTGGTCAGAAGGAGAATACAAGGGCAAAGCCGGATGGTTTCCTTCTGCTTACGTCGAGAAACAAGAGAAAGCTCCCGCGAGCAAGATCGTGGAAACAAACGTCAAGTAG